A stretch of the Leopardus geoffroyi isolate Oge1 chromosome B2, O.geoffroyi_Oge1_pat1.0, whole genome shotgun sequence genome encodes the following:
- the LOC123609612 gene encoding tubby-related protein 1-like isoform X12 codes for MPLQDNTLREVWASDSGHEEEGSDIQQRPKQQRPAKGQKLRKKRTEAPESPCPEGSKPRRKPGGGRGAEPGGAPKAGRRGKSREEPAPQPPEARTPQTVYTKFLRDPEAKRDPRETFLVARARDAVDEDEEEEEEDHEEEEEEEEEEKKEKTPLPPKKPPKEKTSTGIKERRAKAQGQKGDLGSPVPPSKPLRMKKKEVPAGEGTKMRKTKKKGSGEADKDTSMSPTRVTKKSPAAMFLVGEDGPAEKARKKKGTPKGSEEERKEEEEEEEEVTKNSNQKGKAKGKGKKKAKEERAASPPVEVDEPREFVLRPAPQGRTVRCKLTRDKKGMDRGLYPSYFLHLDTEKKVFLLAGRKRKRSKTANYLISSDPTNLSRGGENFIGKLRSNLLGNRFTVFDNGQNPHRGGGSTDVGRLRQELAAVIYETNVLGFRGPRRMTVIIPGMNTENERVPIRPRNTSDGLLVRWQNKTLESLIELHNKPPIWNEDSGSYTLNFQGRVTQASVKNFQIVHADDPDYIVLQFGRVAEDAFTLDYRYPLCALQAFAIALSSFDGKLACE; via the exons GGGCAGAAGTTGAGGAAGAAAAGGACGGAAGCCCCCGAGTCCCCCTGCCCCGAGGGATCCAAGCCCCGGAGGAAACCTGGAGGCGGGCGGGGGGCCGAGCCCGGGGGTGCCCCCAAGG CCGGGCGGAGGGGGAAGTCGCGGGAGGAGCCCGCCCCGCAGCCGCCCGAGGCGCGGACGCCGCAGACGGTCTACACCAAGTTCCTCAGAGACCCCGAGGCCAAACGCGACCCGCGGGAAACCTTCCTGGTAGCGCGAGCCCGGGACGCAGTAGACG aggatgaggaggaagaagaggaagaccatgaagaggaagaggaagaggaggaggaggaaaagaaagagaaaacccctCTGCCTCCCAAGAAGCCTCCTAAAGAGAAGACTTCCACAGGCATCAAGGAGAGGAGGGCCAAGGCCCAGGGTCAGAAGG GGGACCTGGGAAGCCCTGTCCCCCCATCCAAACCTCTTCGAATGAAGAAGAAGGAGGtaccagcgggggaggggaccaagatgagaaagacaaagaagaaag GGTCTGGGGAGGCTGACAAGGACACCTCCATGAGCCCGACTAGAGTGACAAAGAAGAGCCCAGCAGCCATGTTTCTGGTGGGGGAAGATGGCCCCGCTGAGAAAGCTCGGAAGAAGAAAG GCACTCCCAAAGGctcagaagaggagaggaaggaggaagaggaagaggaggaagaagtgaCAAAGAACAGCAATCAGAAGGGCAAAGcgaaaggaaaaggcaaaaag AAAGCG aaggaggagagagccGCATCTCCACCCGTGGAAGTGGATGAACCCCGGGAGTTTGTGCTTCGGCCTGCCCCTCAGGGCCGGACAGTTCGCTGCAAGCTGACCCGGGACAAGAAGGGCATGGATCGGGGCCTGTATCCCTCCTACTTCCTGCACCTGGACACAGAGAAGAAG GTGTTCCTCTTGGCTGGCAGGAAGCGGAAACGTAGCAAGACGGCCAATTACCTCATCTCCAGCGACCCTACCAATCTGTCTCGAGGAGGGGAGAATTTCATTGGGAAGCTGAG GTCCAATCTCCTGGGCAACCGCTTCACTGTCTTTGACAACGGGCAGAACCCGCACCGCGGAGGAGGCAGCACTGATGTGGGGCGCCTTCGGCAGGAGCTGGCAGCTGTGATCTAT GAAACCAACGTGTTGGGCTTCCGAGGTCCCCGGCGCATGACGGTCATCATTCCAGGCATGAATACGGAGAACGAGAGGGTCCCCATCCGGCCGCGAAAT ACCAGCGATGGGTTGCTGGTGCGCTGGCAAAACAAGACACTGGAGAGCCTCATCGAGCTGCACAACAAGCCCCCCATCTGGAATGAAGACAGCGGCTCCTACACCCTCAACTTCCAAGGCCGAGTCACACAAGCCTCCGTCAAGAACTTCCAGATTGTTCACGCCGATGACC CCGACTACATTGTACTGCAGTTCGGCCGCGTGGCCGAGGACGCCTTCACCCTAGACTACCGGTACCCGCTGTGCGCCCTGCAGGCCTTCGCCATCGCCCTCTCCAGTTTCGATGGGAAGCTGGCCTGCGAATga
- the LOC123609612 gene encoding tubby-related protein 1-like isoform X7, which yields MPLQDNTLREVWASDSGHEEEGSDIQQRPKQQRPAKGQKLRKKRTEAPESPCPEGSKPRRKPGGGRGAEPGGAPKAGRRGKSREEPAPQPPEARTPQTVYTKFLRDPEAKRDPRETFLVARARDAVDEDEEEEEEDHEEEEEEEEEEKKEKTPLPPKKPPKEKTSTGIKERRAKAQGQKGDLGSPVPPSKPLRMKKKEVPAGEGTKMRKTKKKGSGEADKDTSMSPTRVTKKSPAAMFLVGEDGPAEKARKKKGTPKGSEEERKEEEEEEEEVTKNSNQKGKAKGKGKKKAKEERAASPPVEVDEPREFVLRPAPQGRTVRCKLTRDKKGMDRGLYPSYFLHLDTEKKVFLLAGRKRKRSKTANYLISSDPTNLSRGGENFIGKLRSNLLGNRFTVFDNGQNPHRGGGSTDVGRLRQELAAVIYETNVLGFRGPRRMTVIIPGMNTENERVPIRPRNTSDGLLVRWQNKTLESLIELHNKPPIWNEDSGSYTLNFQGRVTQASVKNFQIVHADDRSGCPAGSGPEPRATSTIASNSWNASSSPGEAREDGPEGLDKGLDNDAEGVWSPDIEQSFQEALAIYPPCGRRKIILSDEGKMYGRNELIARYIKLRTGKTRTRKQVSSHLQVLARRKSREIQSKLKDQVSKDKALQSMASMSSAQIVSASVLQNKFSPPSPLPQAVFSTSSRFWSSPPLLGQQPGPSQDIKPFAQPAYPIQPPLPPTLSSYEPLTPLPPAAASVPVWQDRTIASSRLRLLEYSAFMEVQRDPDTYSKHLFVHIGQTNPAFSDPPLEAVDVRQIYDKFPEKKGGLKELYEKGPPNAFFLVKFWADLNSTIQEGPGAFYGVSSQYSSADSMTISVSTKVCSFGKQVVEKVETEYARLENGRFVYRIHRSPMCEYMINFIHKLKHLPEKYMMNSVLENFTILQVVTSRDSQETLLVIAFVFEVSTSEHGAQHHVYKLVKD from the exons GGGCAGAAGTTGAGGAAGAAAAGGACGGAAGCCCCCGAGTCCCCCTGCCCCGAGGGATCCAAGCCCCGGAGGAAACCTGGAGGCGGGCGGGGGGCCGAGCCCGGGGGTGCCCCCAAGG CCGGGCGGAGGGGGAAGTCGCGGGAGGAGCCCGCCCCGCAGCCGCCCGAGGCGCGGACGCCGCAGACGGTCTACACCAAGTTCCTCAGAGACCCCGAGGCCAAACGCGACCCGCGGGAAACCTTCCTGGTAGCGCGAGCCCGGGACGCAGTAGACG aggatgaggaggaagaagaggaagaccatgaagaggaagaggaagaggaggaggaggaaaagaaagagaaaacccctCTGCCTCCCAAGAAGCCTCCTAAAGAGAAGACTTCCACAGGCATCAAGGAGAGGAGGGCCAAGGCCCAGGGTCAGAAGG GGGACCTGGGAAGCCCTGTCCCCCCATCCAAACCTCTTCGAATGAAGAAGAAGGAGGtaccagcgggggaggggaccaagatgagaaagacaaagaagaaag GGTCTGGGGAGGCTGACAAGGACACCTCCATGAGCCCGACTAGAGTGACAAAGAAGAGCCCAGCAGCCATGTTTCTGGTGGGGGAAGATGGCCCCGCTGAGAAAGCTCGGAAGAAGAAAG GCACTCCCAAAGGctcagaagaggagaggaaggaggaagaggaagaggaggaagaagtgaCAAAGAACAGCAATCAGAAGGGCAAAGcgaaaggaaaaggcaaaaag AAAGCG aaggaggagagagccGCATCTCCACCCGTGGAAGTGGATGAACCCCGGGAGTTTGTGCTTCGGCCTGCCCCTCAGGGCCGGACAGTTCGCTGCAAGCTGACCCGGGACAAGAAGGGCATGGATCGGGGCCTGTATCCCTCCTACTTCCTGCACCTGGACACAGAGAAGAAG GTGTTCCTCTTGGCTGGCAGGAAGCGGAAACGTAGCAAGACGGCCAATTACCTCATCTCCAGCGACCCTACCAATCTGTCTCGAGGAGGGGAGAATTTCATTGGGAAGCTGAG GTCCAATCTCCTGGGCAACCGCTTCACTGTCTTTGACAACGGGCAGAACCCGCACCGCGGAGGAGGCAGCACTGATGTGGGGCGCCTTCGGCAGGAGCTGGCAGCTGTGATCTAT GAAACCAACGTGTTGGGCTTCCGAGGTCCCCGGCGCATGACGGTCATCATTCCAGGCATGAATACGGAGAACGAGAGGGTCCCCATCCGGCCGCGAAAT ACCAGCGATGGGTTGCTGGTGCGCTGGCAAAACAAGACACTGGAGAGCCTCATCGAGCTGCACAACAAGCCCCCCATCTGGAATGAAGACAGCGGCTCCTACACCCTCAACTTCCAAGGCCGAGTCACACAAGCCTCCGTCAAGAACTTCCAGATTGTTCACGCCGATGACC GCTCCGGCTGCCCAGCGGGCTcaggcccagagcccagagcaacCAGCACAATAGCGTCCAACAGCTGGAATGCCAGCAGCAGCCCCGGGGAGGCCCGGGAGGATGGGCCCGAGGGCCTGGACAAGGGGCTGGACAACGACGCGGAGGGTGTGTGGAGCCCCGACATCGAGCAGAGCTTCCAGGAGGCCCTGGCCATCTACCCGCCCTGCGGCCGCCGCAAGATCATCCTGTCAGACGAGGGCAAGATGTACG GTCGAAATGAGTTGATTGCGCGCTACATCAAACTGAGGACGGGGAAGACGCGGACGAGAAAACAG GTCTCTAGCCACTTGCAGGTTCTAGCCAGGCGGAAATCTCGAGAGATTCAGTCCAAGCTGAAG gaccaGGTCTCCAAGGACAAAGCCCTCCAGAGCATGGCATCCATGTCATCCGCCCAGATTGTCTCCGCCAGCGTCCTACAGAACAAGTTcagcccaccctcccctctgccccaggccgtcttctccacttcctcacgG TTCTGGAGCAGCCCCCCTCTCCTGGGACAGCAGCCTGGACCCTCTCAGGA CATCAAGCCCTTTGCACAACCAGCCTACCCCATCCAGCCGCCCCTGCCGCCAACGCTCAGCA GTTACGAGCCCCTGACCCCGCTCCCCCCAGCTGCTGCCTCTGTGCCCGTGTGGCAGGACCGCACCATCGCTTCCTCCCGGCTGCGGCTCCTCGAGTATTCTGCCTTCATGGAGGTGCAGCGAGACCCCGACACG TACAGCAAACACCTATTTGTGCACATCGGCCAGACGAACCCTGCCTTTTCGGACCCGCCTCTGGAGGCCGTCGACGTGCGTCAGATCTATGACAAGTTCCCAGAGAAAAAAGGGGGACTGAAGGAACTCTATGAGAAGGGGCCCCCTAATGCCTTCTTCCTTGTCAAGTTCTGG GCCGACCTCAACAGCACCATCCAGGAGGGCCCAGGAGCCTTCTACGGGGTCAGCTCCCAGTATAGCTCGGCCGATAGCATGACCATCAGCGTCTCCACCAAGGTGTGCTCCTTTGGCAAGCAAGTGGTGGAGAAGGTGGAG ACGGAGTATGCCAGGCTGGAGAACGGGCGCTTCGTGTACCGCATCCACCGCTCCCCCATGTGCGAGTACATGATCAATTTCATCCACAAGCTGAAGCACCTGCCGGAGAAATACATGATGAACAGCGTCCTGGAGAACTTCACCATCCTgcag GTGGTCACGAGCCGGGACTCCCAGGAGACCCTGCTTGTCATTGCTTTCGTCTTCGAAGTCTCCACCAGCGAGCACGGGGCCCAGCACCATGTCTACAAACTCGTCAAAGACTAG
- the LOC123609612 gene encoding tubby-related protein 1-like isoform X3, which yields MPLQDNTLREVWASDSGHEEEGSDIQQRPKQRPAKGQKLRKKRTEAPESPCPEGSKPRRKPGGGRGAEPGGAPKAGRRGKSREEPAPQPPEARTPQTVYTKFLRDPEAKRDPRETFLVARARDAVDEDEEEEEEDHEEEEEEEEEEKKEKTPLPPKKPPKEKTSTGIKERRAKAQGQKGDLGSPVPPSKPLRMKKKEVPAGEGTKMRKTKKKGSGEADKDTSMSPTRVTKKSPAAMFLVGEDGPAEKARKKKGTPKGSEEERKEEEEEEEEVTKNSNQKGKAKGKGKKKAKEERAASPPVEVDEPREFVLRPAPQGRTVRCKLTRDKKGMDRGLYPSYFLHLDTEKKVFLLAGRKRKRSKTANYLISSDPTNLSRGGENFIGKLRSNLLGNRFTVFDNGQNPHRGGGSTDVGRLRQELAAVIYETNVLGFRGPRRMTVIIPGMNTENERVPIRPRNTSDGLLVRWQNKTLESLIELHNKPPIWNEDSGSYTLNFQGRVTQASVKNFQIVHADDRSGCPAGSGPEPRATSTIASNSWNASSSPGEAREDGPEGLDKGLDNDAEGVWSPDIEQSFQEALAIYPPCGRRKIILSDEGKMYGRNELIARYIKLRTGKTRTRKQVSSHIQVLARKKVREYQVGIKAMNLDQVSKDKALQSMASMSSAQIVSASVLQNKFSPPSPLPQAVFSTSSRFWSSPPLLGQQPGPSQDIKPFAQPAYPIQPPLPPTLSSYEPLTPLPPAAASVPVWQDRTIASSRLRLLEYSAFMEVQRDPDTYSKHLFVHIGQTNPAFSDPPLEAVDVRQIYDKFPEKKGGLKELYEKGPPNAFFLVKFWADLNSTIQEGPGAFYGVSSQYSSADSMTISVSTKVCSFGKQVVEKVETEYARLENGRFVYRIHRSPMCEYMINFIHKLKHLPEKYMMNSVLENFTILQVVTSRDSQETLLVIAFVFEVSTSEHGAQHHVYKLVKD from the exons GGGCAGAAGTTGAGGAAGAAAAGGACGGAAGCCCCCGAGTCCCCCTGCCCCGAGGGATCCAAGCCCCGGAGGAAACCTGGAGGCGGGCGGGGGGCCGAGCCCGGGGGTGCCCCCAAGG CCGGGCGGAGGGGGAAGTCGCGGGAGGAGCCCGCCCCGCAGCCGCCCGAGGCGCGGACGCCGCAGACGGTCTACACCAAGTTCCTCAGAGACCCCGAGGCCAAACGCGACCCGCGGGAAACCTTCCTGGTAGCGCGAGCCCGGGACGCAGTAGACG aggatgaggaggaagaagaggaagaccatgaagaggaagaggaagaggaggaggaggaaaagaaagagaaaacccctCTGCCTCCCAAGAAGCCTCCTAAAGAGAAGACTTCCACAGGCATCAAGGAGAGGAGGGCCAAGGCCCAGGGTCAGAAGG GGGACCTGGGAAGCCCTGTCCCCCCATCCAAACCTCTTCGAATGAAGAAGAAGGAGGtaccagcgggggaggggaccaagatgagaaagacaaagaagaaag GGTCTGGGGAGGCTGACAAGGACACCTCCATGAGCCCGACTAGAGTGACAAAGAAGAGCCCAGCAGCCATGTTTCTGGTGGGGGAAGATGGCCCCGCTGAGAAAGCTCGGAAGAAGAAAG GCACTCCCAAAGGctcagaagaggagaggaaggaggaagaggaagaggaggaagaagtgaCAAAGAACAGCAATCAGAAGGGCAAAGcgaaaggaaaaggcaaaaag AAAGCG aaggaggagagagccGCATCTCCACCCGTGGAAGTGGATGAACCCCGGGAGTTTGTGCTTCGGCCTGCCCCTCAGGGCCGGACAGTTCGCTGCAAGCTGACCCGGGACAAGAAGGGCATGGATCGGGGCCTGTATCCCTCCTACTTCCTGCACCTGGACACAGAGAAGAAG GTGTTCCTCTTGGCTGGCAGGAAGCGGAAACGTAGCAAGACGGCCAATTACCTCATCTCCAGCGACCCTACCAATCTGTCTCGAGGAGGGGAGAATTTCATTGGGAAGCTGAG GTCCAATCTCCTGGGCAACCGCTTCACTGTCTTTGACAACGGGCAGAACCCGCACCGCGGAGGAGGCAGCACTGATGTGGGGCGCCTTCGGCAGGAGCTGGCAGCTGTGATCTAT GAAACCAACGTGTTGGGCTTCCGAGGTCCCCGGCGCATGACGGTCATCATTCCAGGCATGAATACGGAGAACGAGAGGGTCCCCATCCGGCCGCGAAAT ACCAGCGATGGGTTGCTGGTGCGCTGGCAAAACAAGACACTGGAGAGCCTCATCGAGCTGCACAACAAGCCCCCCATCTGGAATGAAGACAGCGGCTCCTACACCCTCAACTTCCAAGGCCGAGTCACACAAGCCTCCGTCAAGAACTTCCAGATTGTTCACGCCGATGACC GCTCCGGCTGCCCAGCGGGCTcaggcccagagcccagagcaacCAGCACAATAGCGTCCAACAGCTGGAATGCCAGCAGCAGCCCCGGGGAGGCCCGGGAGGATGGGCCCGAGGGCCTGGACAAGGGGCTGGACAACGACGCGGAGGGTGTGTGGAGCCCCGACATCGAGCAGAGCTTCCAGGAGGCCCTGGCCATCTACCCGCCCTGCGGCCGCCGCAAGATCATCCTGTCAGACGAGGGCAAGATGTACG GTCGAAATGAGTTGATTGCGCGCTACATCAAACTGAGGACGGGGAAGACGCGGACGAGAAAACAG GTGTCCAGCCACATACAGGTTCTAGCTCGGAAGAAGGTGCGGGAGTACCAGGTTGGCATCAAG GCCATGAACCTG gaccaGGTCTCCAAGGACAAAGCCCTCCAGAGCATGGCATCCATGTCATCCGCCCAGATTGTCTCCGCCAGCGTCCTACAGAACAAGTTcagcccaccctcccctctgccccaggccgtcttctccacttcctcacgG TTCTGGAGCAGCCCCCCTCTCCTGGGACAGCAGCCTGGACCCTCTCAGGA CATCAAGCCCTTTGCACAACCAGCCTACCCCATCCAGCCGCCCCTGCCGCCAACGCTCAGCA GTTACGAGCCCCTGACCCCGCTCCCCCCAGCTGCTGCCTCTGTGCCCGTGTGGCAGGACCGCACCATCGCTTCCTCCCGGCTGCGGCTCCTCGAGTATTCTGCCTTCATGGAGGTGCAGCGAGACCCCGACACG TACAGCAAACACCTATTTGTGCACATCGGCCAGACGAACCCTGCCTTTTCGGACCCGCCTCTGGAGGCCGTCGACGTGCGTCAGATCTATGACAAGTTCCCAGAGAAAAAAGGGGGACTGAAGGAACTCTATGAGAAGGGGCCCCCTAATGCCTTCTTCCTTGTCAAGTTCTGG GCCGACCTCAACAGCACCATCCAGGAGGGCCCAGGAGCCTTCTACGGGGTCAGCTCCCAGTATAGCTCGGCCGATAGCATGACCATCAGCGTCTCCACCAAGGTGTGCTCCTTTGGCAAGCAAGTGGTGGAGAAGGTGGAG ACGGAGTATGCCAGGCTGGAGAACGGGCGCTTCGTGTACCGCATCCACCGCTCCCCCATGTGCGAGTACATGATCAATTTCATCCACAAGCTGAAGCACCTGCCGGAGAAATACATGATGAACAGCGTCCTGGAGAACTTCACCATCCTgcag GTGGTCACGAGCCGGGACTCCCAGGAGACCCTGCTTGTCATTGCTTTCGTCTTCGAAGTCTCCACCAGCGAGCACGGGGCCCAGCACCATGTCTACAAACTCGTCAAAGACTAG
- the LOC123609612 gene encoding tubby-related protein 1-like isoform X13, whose amino-acid sequence MPLQDNTLREVWASDSGHEEEGSDIQQRPKQRPAKGQKLRKKRTEAPESPCPEGSKPRRKPGGGRGAEPGGAPKAGRRGKSREEPAPQPPEARTPQTVYTKFLRDPEAKRDPRETFLVARARDAVDEDEEEEEEDHEEEEEEEEEEKKEKTPLPPKKPPKEKTSTGIKERRAKAQGQKGDLGSPVPPSKPLRMKKKEVPAGEGTKMRKTKKKGSGEADKDTSMSPTRVTKKSPAAMFLVGEDGPAEKARKKKGTPKGSEEERKEEEEEEEEVTKNSNQKGKAKGKGKKKAKEERAASPPVEVDEPREFVLRPAPQGRTVRCKLTRDKKGMDRGLYPSYFLHLDTEKKVFLLAGRKRKRSKTANYLISSDPTNLSRGGENFIGKLRSNLLGNRFTVFDNGQNPHRGGGSTDVGRLRQELAAVIYETNVLGFRGPRRMTVIIPGMNTENERVPIRPRNTSDGLLVRWQNKTLESLIELHNKPPIWNEDSGSYTLNFQGRVTQASVKNFQIVHADDPDYIVLQFGRVAEDAFTLDYRYPLCALQAFAIALSSFDGKLACE is encoded by the exons GGGCAGAAGTTGAGGAAGAAAAGGACGGAAGCCCCCGAGTCCCCCTGCCCCGAGGGATCCAAGCCCCGGAGGAAACCTGGAGGCGGGCGGGGGGCCGAGCCCGGGGGTGCCCCCAAGG CCGGGCGGAGGGGGAAGTCGCGGGAGGAGCCCGCCCCGCAGCCGCCCGAGGCGCGGACGCCGCAGACGGTCTACACCAAGTTCCTCAGAGACCCCGAGGCCAAACGCGACCCGCGGGAAACCTTCCTGGTAGCGCGAGCCCGGGACGCAGTAGACG aggatgaggaggaagaagaggaagaccatgaagaggaagaggaagaggaggaggaggaaaagaaagagaaaacccctCTGCCTCCCAAGAAGCCTCCTAAAGAGAAGACTTCCACAGGCATCAAGGAGAGGAGGGCCAAGGCCCAGGGTCAGAAGG GGGACCTGGGAAGCCCTGTCCCCCCATCCAAACCTCTTCGAATGAAGAAGAAGGAGGtaccagcgggggaggggaccaagatgagaaagacaaagaagaaag GGTCTGGGGAGGCTGACAAGGACACCTCCATGAGCCCGACTAGAGTGACAAAGAAGAGCCCAGCAGCCATGTTTCTGGTGGGGGAAGATGGCCCCGCTGAGAAAGCTCGGAAGAAGAAAG GCACTCCCAAAGGctcagaagaggagaggaaggaggaagaggaagaggaggaagaagtgaCAAAGAACAGCAATCAGAAGGGCAAAGcgaaaggaaaaggcaaaaag AAAGCG aaggaggagagagccGCATCTCCACCCGTGGAAGTGGATGAACCCCGGGAGTTTGTGCTTCGGCCTGCCCCTCAGGGCCGGACAGTTCGCTGCAAGCTGACCCGGGACAAGAAGGGCATGGATCGGGGCCTGTATCCCTCCTACTTCCTGCACCTGGACACAGAGAAGAAG GTGTTCCTCTTGGCTGGCAGGAAGCGGAAACGTAGCAAGACGGCCAATTACCTCATCTCCAGCGACCCTACCAATCTGTCTCGAGGAGGGGAGAATTTCATTGGGAAGCTGAG GTCCAATCTCCTGGGCAACCGCTTCACTGTCTTTGACAACGGGCAGAACCCGCACCGCGGAGGAGGCAGCACTGATGTGGGGCGCCTTCGGCAGGAGCTGGCAGCTGTGATCTAT GAAACCAACGTGTTGGGCTTCCGAGGTCCCCGGCGCATGACGGTCATCATTCCAGGCATGAATACGGAGAACGAGAGGGTCCCCATCCGGCCGCGAAAT ACCAGCGATGGGTTGCTGGTGCGCTGGCAAAACAAGACACTGGAGAGCCTCATCGAGCTGCACAACAAGCCCCCCATCTGGAATGAAGACAGCGGCTCCTACACCCTCAACTTCCAAGGCCGAGTCACACAAGCCTCCGTCAAGAACTTCCAGATTGTTCACGCCGATGACC CCGACTACATTGTACTGCAGTTCGGCCGCGTGGCCGAGGACGCCTTCACCCTAGACTACCGGTACCCGCTGTGCGCCCTGCAGGCCTTCGCCATCGCCCTCTCCAGTTTCGATGGGAAGCTGGCCTGCGAATga